Proteins from a genomic interval of Acanthopagrus latus isolate v.2019 chromosome 7, fAcaLat1.1, whole genome shotgun sequence:
- the tmem269 gene encoding transmembrane protein 269 isoform X1 gives MILLTPSSGLFQCTNKLFLSDHATGLQIKEFARKNAANALSVANMVMGMASILSSLNGHHHAACWLVLIGYLLDFADGAVARRLDACSALGAKLDDFGDFTTFGIATSLLLRTSDLLDNILCMCYVLSVFVRLCFFSSGIPFVYRGLPCIYSSAILASASLLSGGNMTMLRVLAMAMILFMISQNFYPHDRVLESQAWKKVVYAGGVVMVFCSSFPPACLYYLLWSVSYILFPTSLWSSKV, from the exons ATGATCCTCCTGACTCCTTCCTCCG GTCTCTTTCAGTGCACCAACAAGCTTTTTCTGAGCGATCACGCCACGGGACTGCAGATCAAGGAGTTTGCACGTAAAAATGCAGCCAATGCTCTGTCAGTTGCCAACATGGTCATGGGCATGGCCTCCATTCTCAGCAGTCTGAATGG GCACCATCACGCTGCGTGTTGGCTGGTTCTGATTGGCTACCTGCTGGACTTTGCGGATGGGGCAGTTGCCAGGCGACTCGATGCCTGCTCTGCGCTGG GTGCCAAGCTTGATGACTTTGGTGACTTCACGACCTTCGGGATTGCCACGTCGTTGCTCTTGAGGACATCTGACCTGCTGGACAACATCCTGTGCATGTGTTACGTCCTATCTGTGTTCGTCCGCCTCTGTTTCTTCTCGAGTG GGATTCCATTTGTGTACCGCGGCCTGCCCTGCATCTACTCCTCAGCCATCCTGGCCAGCgcctctctgctgtctggaGGAAACATGACCATGCTGCGGGTCCTCGCAATGGCCATGATCCTCTTCATGATCAGTCAAAACTTCTACCCTCATGACAGAGTGCTGGAGTCCCAGGCCTGGAAGAAAGTAGTCTATGCCGGAG GAGTCGTGATGGTGTTCTGCTCTTCCTTCCCGCCTGCTTGCTTGTACTACCTGCTGTGGTCTGTCTCCTACATTTTGTTCCCCACATCTCTTTGGAGCAGTAAAGTGTAA
- the si:ch73-206d17.1 gene encoding tyrosine-protein kinase STYK1 isoform X2: MCYEESSGHLAVIIIPGLLGLSTVLVVALIFYNLHKNKKRVQSMSTHSGQTADSASTPWELPEESVLEGLEFWQTGRYGPICKGLLKKRDGASYSVVVKSLRDGTNQPEVKEFVDWVVFHATVCKHENVVRMLYCQTKRLPMYLVLDACNPGNLLHFLWTLRNDSAADSSLNLSEKSVFLVARQVAAGLDYLMSAHRLVHGDVAARNILIGPGLSVQVSGLGVAFEGRKIDSAARQRAAEVPLKWQAPERIVMQLSIDRSDVWSFGILLYELITLGAPPYPELEPLSVLSKLHGSYRMKRPENCGGPLYDLMKYCWMWSFKDRPTFSAIMKLLESSLHLAATEPICIPDPIDVFEYNEKAGLLS, encoded by the exons ATGTGCT ATGAGGAGTCGTCGGGCCATCTCGCTGTAATTATCATCCCTGGTCTGTTGGGTCTGAGCACGGTGTTGGTGGTGGCCTTGATTTTCTACAATCTtcacaagaacaagaaaagagTACAGAGCATGTCGACTCATTCTG gCCAGACTGCAGATTCTGCCAGCACTCCCTGGGAACTCCCTGAAGAGTCTGTTCTTGAGGGACTAGAGTTTTGGCAGACGGGTCGCTATGGCCCAATTTGTAAAGGTCTGCTGAAGAAGAGAGATGGAGCCTCTTATTCTGTGGTGGTTAAGTCCCTCCGAG ATGGCACCAACCAGCCCGAAGTGAAGGAGTTTGTGGACTGGGTCGTCTTCCACGCCACAGTGTGTAAACATGAGAACGTGGTGCGGATGTTGTACTGTCAGACCAAGCGCCTGCCCATGTATCTGGTCTTAGATGCCTGCAACCCAGGGAAcctccttcacttcctctggACACTCAGAAAT GACAGTGCAGCAGATTCATCTCTGAACTTGTCTGAGAAGTCGGTGTTTCTGGTGGCGAGGCAGGTTGCAGCCGGCCTG GATTACCTGATGTCGGCGCACAGGCTGGTGCATGGCGATGTTGCTGCCAGGAACATCTTAATCGGGCCGGGCCTCTCGGTCCAGGTGTCCGGGCTGGGCGTGGCATTTGAAGGGCGAAAAATTGATTCAGCAGCGAGGCAGAGGGCGGCAGAGGTGCCTCTCAAATGGCAGGCTCCAGAGAGGATTGTGATGCAGCTCAGTATCGACCGGAGCGACGT ATGGTCATTTGGAATCTTGCTGTATGAACTGATTACGTTAG gCGCTCCTCCGTACCCTGAGCTGGagcctctgtctgtcctttCGAAGCTACACGGGTCTTATCGAATGAAGAGACCAGAGAACTGTGGAGGACCTTT GTACGATCTGATGAAGTATTGCTGGATGTGGAGCTTCAAAGACCGACCTACATTCTCAGCCATCATGAAGCTGCTGGAGTCCTCGCTGCACCTGGCAGCTACTGAACCCATTTGTATTCCTGATCCCATTGACGTATTTGAGTATAACGAAAAGGCAGGGTTGCTCTCATAG
- the tmem269 gene encoding transmembrane protein 269 isoform X2, producing MVMGMASILSSLNGHHHAACWLVLIGYLLDFADGAVARRLDACSALGAKLDDFGDFTTFGIATSLLLRTSDLLDNILCMCYVLSVFVRLCFFSSGIPFVYRGLPCIYSSAILASASLLSGGNMTMLRVLAMAMILFMISQNFYPHDRVLESQAWKKVVYAGGVVMVFCSSFPPACLYYLLWSVSYILFPTSLWSSKV from the exons ATGGTCATGGGCATGGCCTCCATTCTCAGCAGTCTGAATGG GCACCATCACGCTGCGTGTTGGCTGGTTCTGATTGGCTACCTGCTGGACTTTGCGGATGGGGCAGTTGCCAGGCGACTCGATGCCTGCTCTGCGCTGG GTGCCAAGCTTGATGACTTTGGTGACTTCACGACCTTCGGGATTGCCACGTCGTTGCTCTTGAGGACATCTGACCTGCTGGACAACATCCTGTGCATGTGTTACGTCCTATCTGTGTTCGTCCGCCTCTGTTTCTTCTCGAGTG GGATTCCATTTGTGTACCGCGGCCTGCCCTGCATCTACTCCTCAGCCATCCTGGCCAGCgcctctctgctgtctggaGGAAACATGACCATGCTGCGGGTCCTCGCAATGGCCATGATCCTCTTCATGATCAGTCAAAACTTCTACCCTCATGACAGAGTGCTGGAGTCCCAGGCCTGGAAGAAAGTAGTCTATGCCGGAG GAGTCGTGATGGTGTTCTGCTCTTCCTTCCCGCCTGCTTGCTTGTACTACCTGCTGTGGTCTGTCTCCTACATTTTGTTCCCCACATCTCTTTGGAGCAGTAAAGTGTAA
- the si:dkey-205h13.2 gene encoding uncharacterized protein si:dkey-205h13.2, whose product MLVLQSFAVWCLLASDLQLFATALETCTTAWFDEGDVSSAGDSELLSDLRRKHRTRICSNPVDMEAQTVSGVKSQYTRNTFHTHSASEGLLCLNSEQKIGQCEDYKVKFTCSGQFCSECKTRWFDHDDPTRNGDYEVLSDLQKIYPGEICQQPMAIEVQTVSGEPASNTSDTFLNYDATYGFACANADQGSRSCEDYKVRFTCPKEFCQVSDQCRTRWLNGDNPSEEGDVESILQLLKTFPGQVCRNPISIEAQTASGISAKHTGDTFLSYDVTFGFACINGKQKSKQCEDYQVILTCPSDFCQGCRTRWFDLDDPTRRGDYETLLRVQTLYPGQVCSQPVAIEAMTVSGVPAHRTGDIFQVYDAARGFSCVNAEQPGGNRCQDYKVRFTCPLAFCSV is encoded by the exons ATGCTGGTCTTACAG agcTTTGCAGTTTGGTGTCTTCTGGCATCAG acCTTCAGTTATTTGCCACTGCACTGGAAA cctgtACGACAGCCTGGTTTGATGAGGGGGATGTTTCCAGCGCAGGAGACTCGGAGCTCTTGAGCGACTTGAGGAGGAAACATCGGACGAGGATCTGCTCGAACCCTGTGGACATGGAAGCTCAGACGGTTTCTGGAGTCAAGTCTCAGTACACGAGGAACACCTTCCACAC TCACAGTGCATCAGAGGGCCTTTTATGCCTCAACTCAGAGCAGAAAATAGGACAGTGTGAAGACTACAAGGTCAAGTTCACCTGCAGCGGACAGTTCTGCTCAG AGTGCAAGACTCGTTGGTTTGATCACGACGACCCAACAAGAAACGGAGACTACGAGGTCCTCAGTGACCTCCAAAAAATATACCCGGGAGAAATCTGCCAGCAGCCGATGGCCATCGAGGTCCAGACCGTCTCTGGGGAGCCCGCCTCCAACACCTCTGACACCTTCTTAAA CTACGATGCCACCTATGGGTTTGCCTGTGCGAACGCAGATCAGGGGAGCAGGAGCTGTGAGGATTACAAAGTCAGATTTACCTGTCCGAAAGAATTCTGCCAAG TGTCGGATCAGTGTCGAACACGGTGGCTGAACGGTGATAACCCGTCAGAGGAGGGCGATGTGGAGTCCATACTTCAGTTGCTGAAAACTTTCCCGGGTCAAGTCTGCAGGAACCCGATCAGCATCGAAGCCCAGACGGCCAGTGGAATCTCTGCCAAGCACACCGGAGACACTTTCCTCTC CTACGATGTCACCTTTGGGTTTGCATGCATCAATGGCAAACAGAAGAGCAAGCAGTGTGAGGATTATCAGGTGATACTGACCTGTCCCTCAGATTTCTGTCAGG GCTGCAGGACACGCTGGTTCGACTTGGACGACCCCACAAGGCGGGGGGACTACGAGACCCTCCTCCGGGTGCAGACGCTATATCCTGGTCAGGTCTGCTCCCAGCCTGTGGCCATCGAAGCCATGACGGTGTCCGGTGTCCCTGCGCACCGGACGGGTGACATCTTtcaagt ATACGACGCAGCTCGTGGCTTCTCCTGTGTGAACGCTGAGCAGCCCGGTGGAAATCGCTGCCAGGACTACAAGGTCCGATTTACATGCCCACTGGCTTTCTGCTCAGTGTGA
- the si:ch73-206d17.1 gene encoding tyrosine-protein kinase STYK1 isoform X1 yields the protein MPAAPHPCGNNTSPSMCYEESSGHLAVIIIPGLLGLSTVLVVALIFYNLHKNKKRVQSMSTHSGQTADSASTPWELPEESVLEGLEFWQTGRYGPICKGLLKKRDGASYSVVVKSLRDGTNQPEVKEFVDWVVFHATVCKHENVVRMLYCQTKRLPMYLVLDACNPGNLLHFLWTLRNDSAADSSLNLSEKSVFLVARQVAAGLDYLMSAHRLVHGDVAARNILIGPGLSVQVSGLGVAFEGRKIDSAARQRAAEVPLKWQAPERIVMQLSIDRSDVWSFGILLYELITLGAPPYPELEPLSVLSKLHGSYRMKRPENCGGPLYDLMKYCWMWSFKDRPTFSAIMKLLESSLHLAATEPICIPDPIDVFEYNEKAGLLS from the exons ATGCCAGCTGCTCCTCACCCCTGTGGCAACAACACTTCGCCCTCCATGTGCT ATGAGGAGTCGTCGGGCCATCTCGCTGTAATTATCATCCCTGGTCTGTTGGGTCTGAGCACGGTGTTGGTGGTGGCCTTGATTTTCTACAATCTtcacaagaacaagaaaagagTACAGAGCATGTCGACTCATTCTG gCCAGACTGCAGATTCTGCCAGCACTCCCTGGGAACTCCCTGAAGAGTCTGTTCTTGAGGGACTAGAGTTTTGGCAGACGGGTCGCTATGGCCCAATTTGTAAAGGTCTGCTGAAGAAGAGAGATGGAGCCTCTTATTCTGTGGTGGTTAAGTCCCTCCGAG ATGGCACCAACCAGCCCGAAGTGAAGGAGTTTGTGGACTGGGTCGTCTTCCACGCCACAGTGTGTAAACATGAGAACGTGGTGCGGATGTTGTACTGTCAGACCAAGCGCCTGCCCATGTATCTGGTCTTAGATGCCTGCAACCCAGGGAAcctccttcacttcctctggACACTCAGAAAT GACAGTGCAGCAGATTCATCTCTGAACTTGTCTGAGAAGTCGGTGTTTCTGGTGGCGAGGCAGGTTGCAGCCGGCCTG GATTACCTGATGTCGGCGCACAGGCTGGTGCATGGCGATGTTGCTGCCAGGAACATCTTAATCGGGCCGGGCCTCTCGGTCCAGGTGTCCGGGCTGGGCGTGGCATTTGAAGGGCGAAAAATTGATTCAGCAGCGAGGCAGAGGGCGGCAGAGGTGCCTCTCAAATGGCAGGCTCCAGAGAGGATTGTGATGCAGCTCAGTATCGACCGGAGCGACGT ATGGTCATTTGGAATCTTGCTGTATGAACTGATTACGTTAG gCGCTCCTCCGTACCCTGAGCTGGagcctctgtctgtcctttCGAAGCTACACGGGTCTTATCGAATGAAGAGACCAGAGAACTGTGGAGGACCTTT GTACGATCTGATGAAGTATTGCTGGATGTGGAGCTTCAAAGACCGACCTACATTCTCAGCCATCATGAAGCTGCTGGAGTCCTCGCTGCACCTGGCAGCTACTGAACCCATTTGTATTCCTGATCCCATTGACGTATTTGAGTATAACGAAAAGGCAGGGTTGCTCTCATAG